From a single Serratia surfactantfaciens genomic region:
- a CDS encoding AraC family transcriptional regulator, producing the protein MNDNPHFTDADCSEWPAGPWLIALGGRDAAGREYRLGTREYDWHQHVRGQLLCVESGLLHVRTAQGDWVLPPGRAGWIPPATEHRVQVCGALSGWSLLLAPEACTDLANKPCVIGISAVLQALAQRAEGWDKRSLLTQEQDRMAQVMRDEIRLAPTEPLHLPMSSHPRLAGVLQALLAQPGSERTLEAWAEWGAMSPRTLRRLMIGETGLSFAQWRQQARLSHALAKLAEGETVLQIAEALGYASPSNFIAMFRKAFGDSPARYFSVSAGKRR; encoded by the coding sequence ATGAACGATAACCCTCATTTTACCGACGCGGACTGCAGCGAATGGCCGGCGGGCCCCTGGCTGATCGCCCTTGGCGGCCGCGATGCGGCGGGCCGGGAGTATCGGTTGGGCACGCGTGAATACGACTGGCATCAGCATGTCCGCGGTCAGCTGCTGTGCGTTGAAAGCGGTTTGCTGCATGTGCGAACGGCGCAAGGCGATTGGGTGCTGCCGCCGGGGCGGGCGGGTTGGATCCCGCCGGCGACGGAGCACCGGGTGCAGGTCTGCGGTGCGCTGAGCGGCTGGAGCCTGTTGCTGGCGCCGGAGGCCTGCACCGATTTGGCGAATAAACCCTGCGTTATCGGCATCAGCGCCGTGCTGCAGGCGCTGGCTCAGCGTGCGGAAGGCTGGGACAAGCGCAGCCTGCTGACCCAGGAGCAGGATCGCATGGCGCAGGTGATGCGGGACGAGATACGTCTGGCGCCGACGGAGCCGCTGCATTTGCCGATGTCGTCTCATCCGCGCCTGGCCGGCGTTCTGCAGGCCTTGCTGGCGCAGCCGGGGAGCGAGCGCACGCTGGAGGCATGGGCCGAATGGGGCGCGATGTCGCCGCGCACCCTGCGGCGGCTGATGATCGGCGAAACGGGATTGAGTTTTGCCCAGTGGCGTCAGCAGGCCCGGTTGTCACATGCATTGGCGAAGCTGGCCGAAGGCGAAACGGTGTTGCAGATCGCTGAAGCGCTGGGGTATGCCTCGCCGAGCAACTTTATCGCCATGTTTCGCAAAGCCTTCGGCGACTCTCCGGCGCGTTATTTTTCCGTATCGGCAGGAAAGAGGCGCTAA